A window of Aequoribacter fuscus genomic DNA:
GCGCTTACCGACGGTATTCAAGTGTTACAAGAAGGCGAAGAGTTGACGGTCAGCTACGACAGCGACGCGCACAAAGCCATGGCAGGTACGACACGTATGTTGGTGAACAACATGGTTGTTGGTGTCAGTACTGGCTGGCAGAAGAAATTGGTTTTGAACGGTGTGGGTTATCGTGCAAAAGCGGAAGGCAGCGTCTTAAACCTGACCTTGGGTTTATCGCACCCTGTTAATTACGAGCTGCCCGAGGGCGTTAGCGCCGAGACACCGACTCAAACAGAAGTTGTGGTGAGCGGTATCGACAAGCAAGCCGTTGGCCAGGCCGCAGCAGAAATTAGAGCGTTTCGTCCGCCAGAGCCTTACAAGGGCAAGGGTATTCGCTACGCTGATGAACACGTACGTCGTAAAGACGCTAAGAAGAAGTAGGTAAGCGCAAATGAATGAGAAGACAGTATCACGCCTGCGCCGTGCACGTAAGTCACGTGCTCGTATGAAGGCTGCAGAAGCGGTTCGCTTGACGGTTCACCGAACACCGCGCCACATTTACGCTCAAGTGTTAAACGCGGCGGGTGACAAGGTGTTGGCAGCGGCGAGCACGCTGGATAAATCACTTCGTGACGGCGCGACCGGTAACCAAGCCGCTGCTGCGGAAGTGGGTAAGTTGATTGCGCAGCGCGCCAAAGATGCT
This region includes:
- the rplF gene encoding 50S ribosomal protein L6; its protein translation is MSRVAKSPVNVPKGVEVTLNDRALSVKGGKGSLSLALTDGIQVLQEGEELTVSYDSDAHKAMAGTTRMLVNNMVVGVSTGWQKKLVLNGVGYRAKAEGSVLNLTLGLSHPVNYELPEGVSAETPTQTEVVVSGIDKQAVGQAAAEIRAFRPPEPYKGKGIRYADEHVRRKDAKKK
- the rplR gene encoding 50S ribosomal protein L18 — its product is MNEKTVSRLRRARKSRARMKAAEAVRLTVHRTPRHIYAQVLNAAGDKVLAAASTLDKSLRDGATGNQAAAAEVGKLIAQRAKDAGVTQVAFDRSGFRYHGRVKSLADAARENGLEF